GAGCTCCTCGCGCACGTACTGTCTTATGAGCTCCTCCGATGCTATCCCGCTGTTGACGACGACGTAATCCAGATTTATCGGGGCGTGATCTAGAATCGCCTGAACGTGATCTGAGACGGAATATCCGTCGGTCTCGCCTGGCTCAGCCATGACATTACAGACGTAGATCTTCAAGGCATCCGATCTCCTCAACGCCAAGGCGATCTCGGGCAGGGCGAGATTGGGCATTACGCTGGTATAAAGGCTTCCGGGTCCCATGACGATGGCATCGGCCTCAAGGATAGCGTTCACGGCCTCCCTATACGCCTTACACGGCATGTTCTCATCCCCATTACGCCGTTTGAGGAAAACCCTTCGTATCGGTTCCCTGTTGATCCGATCGGGAATGGAGGATTCTCCCTCAACGACTGAGCCGTCCATAAGCTCAGCGCATAGGATAGTATTGTCCAAGCTGACGGGGAGTATCCTGCCCCTTATGGAGAGAACTCTGGAGGCCAATTCGATCGCCTTCGGGAAATTGCCGCCGTTCATCTGGGTCAGGGCGGTGATCAGAATGTTGCCGAGGCTGTGTCCGCCAAGTGACCCTTCGCTCTCAAACCTGAAACTGAAAAGCTGTGTCATCAGCTCGGACTCGCTCGCAAGGGCGACCATGCAGTTTCGGATATCTCCAGGCGGTAAGATCCCAAATTCATCTATCAATTTACCTGAGCTGCCGCCGTCATCCGCCACCGAGACCACAGCGGCGAGATTATCCAGATCTA
Above is a window of Candidatus Poribacteria bacterium DNA encoding:
- the yvcK gene encoding uridine diphosphate-N-acetylglucosamine-binding protein YvcK, yielding MMIKGQKLVCIGGGTGLSTLLRGIKGYINAEMPGHEVIDLDNLAAVVSVADDGGSSGKLIDEFGILPPGDIRNCMVALASESELMTQLFSFRFESEGSLGGHSLGNILITALTQMNGGNFPKAIELASRVLSIRGRILPVSLDNTILCAELMDGSVVEGESSIPDRINREPIRRVFLKRRNGDENMPCKAYREAVNAILEADAIVMGPGSLYTSVMPNLALPEIALALRRSDALKIYVCNVMAEPGETDGYSVSDHVQAILDHAPINLDYVVVNSGIASEELIRQYVREELVEQFNRIKSQAQEAIDALDSPECRLEELTEIATKIADLSRSTSDLIDPSKVQVLYREEIDGPRLEGIKVIQEDLITEMEITESHGGEVIRKKVIRHDPIKLAGVLIRIVGGAV